The region atatatatatatattaatggtcCTCAAAACGTACAACAATGCAAGTAATATTGTCAGAACTGCCCCTTGCATATGATTCTTGCACAAGTTTCCTACATGCAGCTTCTGCATCACTTATTTCCTGCACAATACCCACAGCATCCTGCAACAAACATCACTTATAAATCTAGATGAGAAgaactaaaatgtttaattttgttttatcatacaatactatataaaatataaagaaTCAACCCTTTTACTTATTGAACATTAACTTAACAATTCAATAACTTGATGATGAGTGTGTGAAAATAAAGAAAttaacaatattgtgatacgcgTTATTGTGTTTTAACCTAATTAGTGTTATTAAAAGTTTGTTATCCTAAGATAGAAAAAAACCagcaatatattataaaaataaatttaatgatgAGTGGCTAACCTTATTTGATAGTACATTCCAGAGCCCATCACTTGCAATAATTATAAACTCTACACCTTCAATTAATTCCTCCTGAGATTCAACAATAAATCAACCACAATGAACAACATTCTCCCATGATCATTTAAGCATCAAGAAAAtttacaatttataaaaacaaaaaagaaaaagcaGTTATTAAATTACCTGAATTTCTGGTTCAGCTACAACATATGGCTTGAGTAGTTTGTCTCCAAAGGCACGAGAAACAGCAAGAACTCCACCAACACGCCATGTTCCTGAAATTCACAATCTATTAAGCCCTAACTATTTACAAATTTGCCCCCATGTGTGCTGTCATTTTCTCATATATTTTGTGAACAACATTTATCCAGACATCACTTAATGGGAAAGATTAATTAGCATATCTTTATATAGAAATTTACTACCTGCCCAAATGATGAAGCCACCAGCCTGTTCAATACGCTCACGTTCATCACTTCTGTCAGGCTTGTGATCAATTGATAAAGGGATAGCTgcaaacaaaacaaaacatacGTCATGTTTTGGATCCATAACTATCCAAGGGTATATTGGTAAATTAAATAAGCTTACAACTCCATCACATTTCCATTCCATAATAAGCATCTTTACCAATTTAGTAGTCATTCGATTACCAAAAATGATaagtttcttttatttaaaaaaataataataatttctcTTGGTCTTATTTGAGGTTTCCTTAATATCTTCTGTTAGTAAGTCTTAACAATTAACAAAGTTCCATATGATAGAGGTGAATAAATAGGTATAAAGTATAATCAATTTTGAAAGAGACTTGACAATAGACGTGACAACAAGGGTACTAGGAATTGCACATGGAAGTATGTTAATGTCGTGTTCAAGAGAaagcaaaaaataaaatattgacttattttttttttgaccAAAATGAAGCACACAGTACTACACTTCCCTCGTTAAGGCATGTTTACTTTGATGTATTAAGGGTACAACTTCACATGGAGAAAAAAGTAGAAGTACCAAAACAAGATGAGAggacatgagagagagagaaaaggtattctattatatatgtatatatgaaagCACATAAAGATAATAATAAAAGATACTATTAATTATCCTAACTCAATTTTCCCTTTCAAGATTCCCGATGATTTCCATCTTGTTACCCTTGTCTGATTGCATTTGTGGAAAACCAGTGCATGTGCAATGAAGATGACATAAGCACATGCTACACAATCAATGCAACCCCACAAGGGACCAACATAAAGCTAACATGCTAATCTTTACATGGAAAAACACACTAATAACATGGAAACAAAGATGCTAATTAACAGACATACCTACATCCTTGTTGAAAGTTGAAACCTAATATTGTTGTTAATTGTACCTGATCCTGCCCTTGAAGCAACAACTCTTGAATCTCCTACATTTGCTACCAGAATCCGATCACCAAGCATTACAGCAGTTGATGCAGTAGAACCAGCATCTCTTTGCTGTGGATTTTCTCCACTTAGGTAATCAGCATCTGTCCTTCTAAATGCTTCAACTGTAATCAAGAATCAATAAATATCATTCACTTATTCACCAATCAAAATAACATATTAACAGTTTGACACAGACACTGTTCATACCTATGGCTGTCTTTGTGTCTTTCATAAAACCTGGATGACCACTTAAGTTCTTGAAAAGATTGTTCTTAAGATATTCTGCTGTTCTTGAACCACCATGACCTATTTAGTATATACATTGTAAGATCAGAAGCAAGAATTTTCAGAAAAGATGATTGACTATACAAAGGTCTTGTTATCTTGTAATGGAATTACTGAccatcaaaaacaccaaaaaaggCAACTGTTTGACCATCAACTTCTGATATTGTTGTTTCAAAGTAATCCTCCATTGATGCCCTTTTACCCTTGAAACTGGCATACCCATACTTAAATCTTGCAGTTTTGCTTCCACTCACAAAGCTAGCAAGACAAAGATAGATTTAGTTTTTGAAATCTTATCTGAATAGGGTACTATCATTAAAAAGGTTAACTTTAACTCTTCAATTACTTAAACCATCTGAGTATCTCAAACAATTGTGTATATCCGTGCATAATTTTTGTTGGTTTAACTTTATTCTTTTTAGATTATCGTGCGCCTTGTGCCTTTTTAGTACTAGTAAAGGTAAAAGAACTGCCGAATTGTTAATGATAAGGATATTGACTATCGATTGTATACtaaaaaaggagttttatttactCCCCTCATCCAAACCTAGTTCAACCtgttaaaaaatacaaaaaattgcATTAAGGTTTGCAATTTATTTTAAACATCATAATGTTTCAATCGGAAACATGCTTTATGCTTCATTTAGTTATACAAATTTTCGTTTATGATCAAATAGATTCTCCTCAATgctcaaaattcaaaaaaattgaCTTCAAAAAATCGTAAGCAAGAGGATAAAAGGTTAATGAAATGAAAGCTGAAATATTAGGTCCGTTTTGTACCTGATTCCACCACCACTATCCAAGGCATCAGGGTCCTTAGAGGGAACCGCAATGGCGGATTGGTGTTGTTGTTCCTTTTCATGTTTCGGTTCAGACAAAGGTTCTGGCTTTTGAGCGGTAATAGGTGGCGGATTCCCCGGTTTAACGTCGTCGGAATCGTCTGTAAGGCGAGGAGGTCGGCGGTACTGTGGAGGAGCggcggtggcggtggcggtggtgGAATCTTTGACGTCCATGATCAGTAGCAATTCATTCAAAGGTGGAATTTTGGGGGATGATCTGTCGTTGCTTCTGTTCTATTCAAACATTGTTTGTATCAATTCATCTTTTTCCATGGTTTTCAGTGCTTTCGGTTCGTTGTTATATGGCGGATGACGCTACCcaattttggtaatttttgttCTCTTGCGATTTACACCCTGTACTTTCTCTCCTCTAATCACTTTGCCTCTTCTaactttttaacttttttttttttagctgaaaactaaaaatataattttagttaGTTAAAAATCAAAagcttttaaatatataaaattttctaaaaaaacatttttataaaaactaaaattgaaacataataataatagctgtctagattataatttataaaatttataaatactTCATAAATTCATTCTATCTATGGATACATCAACATACACAACAATATTGATCAGTAAACCAATATATCGTTTCGCATCTATGGATACATCAACGTGCACATAAATAGTGATCACTAAACCAACATATCTTTTTgcaatgtttttatttttgttttattttattaaaaaacataaaatgaaaCAACCTTATCGATGAAATATGCTTATGTTTTTCCTAAGGGAAATCTCCAATAAAGTCTTAAAATTATGGTCTGGTTTATATTTTAGTCATAAACTAacttttgtttacaaaaaagtcccaaaaaccggtaaaagtttacattttgacCATTTTTGACTGGTTGGAACCGATaacaaattaatttgggactatttcataaatttaccaaaaatattgggacttttctgcaaaaaaaaatattagggtttttctacaaacaaaaacattattattattattattattattattatattaaagatataaataagtatactattttttaaatttgttattattaatattgttaataaTATTAAAGACATTTTATAAGGGTGAAGGTTGAGCGAGTGGTAATGTTTTAAGCTTTGAAATCATGAATGTCTGTTTGTATATTCTAACTTTGTATATGGTTAtttcatatttgttattattgtttttaattcaaaatattaacatttaacaatttaaaaaaagctactgatttttttaaattgtttACAAATAGTGAGCGTGTGATATGCGTGTTGtcttgtatgtaagtatttgaatTACCAACATGTGTGTTGCTCTTTTTCATTACTTTATCCTTGTGGTTTTTTTGAAAACATAGTAGATATAGTATGATAAAACAAAACAAGTCATATTACTTTCTATTAAACaagatattttaattaatattttcgaATTTTGATATGAACCACCAATGTAAATATTTATCGTGGATGTGTTGGATTTGACAATAAATCATTCTACCTTAAGAagttttatatacaaagtgagaaatccttttatcttaaactatttatacacaattttacaaataggcaacttcttttaaattgttaagtgttaatattttgaattgaaaacaataataagaAATATGAAATGATCATATACAAAGTGAGGACATACAAGCAAATATTCATGATTTCAATGTTTAAAGTattaccatcaccaccaccttcaCCTTTAGATAATTTctttaataaattttttatttaagtgtatttatatgtattattaaaaatattaataataatgaatttaaaaattagtatacttgtttatatttttaatataataataataataataatagtaataataataaggtttttgtttgcagaaaagtcataatattttttttgcagaaaagtcccaatattttaggTCATTTTGTGAAATAGTCCCAATATTTTGAGTCAGTTTatgaaatagtcccaaattaatttgttGCCGGTTCCAACCGGTCAAAAATGGTCAAAATGCATACTTTTGCTGGTTTTTAGGACTTTTTCGTAAACAAAAATTAGTTTAGGACTAAGACGTAAACCAGACCAAAATTTTAGGACTTCTTTGGAGATTTCCCTTTTCCTAAAACatgaatataaaaaataataacatgtaaaagtgaaaaaaaaaaactaaacatcGATGAGTTTAACGTGATCAAAAAACCTATGAAAGAGAAAAAACAAGAAAACATGGAGAGATAATATTTTTTAGGGATAATTTAGTCATTTTGTTAATGTATATAAGAAATTTATGTTGAACGTTACTTGAAGTAAATTTTggattcataattttttttttaaaccaaaaGCTTTAAACTCGGAATGAATGATGGAGTTTTTCATTTTTTGCGAGTTTTTTTTAGATactaaaagttaaaaacaaataTTTGATCATTAAAGTTTTGGCTTTGTGCTTATTTGGTCATTAAtacattttaagttttaaaatgtgATTGAACTTGTTAATTTTTGTCAAATGATTATTATGACCGACAAAAACAAGTTTCCATACTTTTTTGGTTAACTAAAATCATTAATGCTTTTATGATTGTTCATTAAACTCTTGATTTTGTGTGAGTTAAATTCGTTTttacaactttatattttattttatttttatgtggTTTTTCATCATTCGATGTTTTTTTTCACAAACTATTTTTACAACTTCATTTTTTACTTTGTTTTTCATGCTTTTTTCAATTTGTTTTCattgttggattatgtgtctatgTAACATCTCGAAATTCATGTACACCTATTTAACCCTTCTCATTTGTCAAGTTTTCAAGATTAGCCCTTGAGTGGGAAAGTgttgcaaatgagtacgctgggcgtaccggagagtacgctgtgcgtactcatgcgcttaagttggatgcggactcgcctaggtacgctgggcgtacccaaggttacgttgggcgtagggggcccagatgcaaaccctaatttaaggcttgtgtactataaaaggaatgctaaggccttatcctcagcctccatttcagagagtgaaaccctaagagagcatttccttcgtcctaaagcttgtgtgtgagtaTTTTGAGCTAAaggtgcctttgtgtgttagtgaagaaggaggagaggagcttgtggaggctagagtttgaagttcaagcttggatctgagttctccagaggaaggagcttcactttgaggtaaaaagctcagaactttcctctttattttggtttggtgttttatggtccatttctagggtttaagtcccaaaggtggagactttatgagcaagaggggctccatggacctagatctgtcccatttcagtgttatGAGTgatgtagatccataaaaatcccatcttggtcgttgttatggagtcatgcttgagttatgagctttagaGTGTTGAAAGTGGAGagatttgggtgttggtgactctcacagccatgcaaaggcttaaagccacCAACTTTATGGTTAAGAGGCTTAGGGGTGGTCAGATTTGAAAGTTGGTCGtgggtcttaaccgtttaagaccccaaaagctaaggagtctaaaactgggagttacgcggggggtaatcccagtacgcgcagcataAGGGGTCGCGTTCCCCGTTTCTGTGAGGTGACCggatacgcccagcgtaactcggagagttgacttttggttgacttttagggtttggtcaatgttagggtctttgagcctggagaggggtaaaatggtcttttacccttttgagagtgCTAAGAGGGGGATCTAGTCTAGCCTTGAGGGTTGTATTGATTAAAGTgtttattccatgtgattaggcggaggctagaccagattttaccgagttcgagattaccgagttacccgaggtgagtcttctcactatattgtacctagaagggtacctatgtgtgaccggaaggtcttatatgctatgagatgtatgtgctatatgctgatatgtgatatgtatgtgttatgtatgctatgtatgataaggacgggaaggtcaagatgatatggaccggaaggtcaaaagGACATGgtccggaaggtcaggaggttacggaccaGAAGCTCGATACGGGTAAGACCGGAAGGTATACCGggatttgggacggaagtcccctgagacactcggaccggagggtcccacagagttatggcctggaaaggcgtatgtgttgtatgcggtattttggggaactcactaagcatttatgcttacagttgttgtgctgtgtgtttcaggtactagcgagaaccgtgggaaggcgccgacatgattcgtacacactgaGAGGATTATTTATTTGAAACCTattgagattctgggatttgtttGTTATGATAATATTGGATACAGTTTGTTTGACATTGTTTTGATgattaaaaatatgatttaaaaatgaaaaattgttttgaaaatttacgtcgttacagtcTAATTCTATAACTATAATTAATATGTATTTGAATTGATAGTAACATATtccttttgggttgtcctcaAGACTAACAATTAGAAATGATGATATTCAAGAAAggagattaatttattatttgattaataagatTGGAACTTGGGACCTCCTCTCCCTCTCTCTTAATCAACAAAAGCCTTAGCCAACTAGACTAGAGCCACatttgttttatattttatagTAAATGATAGAAAATGAAGGGAGTAAACgtattttttaaatacataaaaacatatattttacgTAAAAGAAATACGTAAAAGAAACATATAAattgtttgtaatttttttataatacgctaaaaatatttttgttttattaaaaaaagttttttatttttgtaaaactatgttttttatttttgtaaaactatgctagagtaggctaggtattcatattaggactagagtgacctgatttgtgatgccttagcctaagaaGATTTCTGCTGTTAtaagatgcttgagagtgagtaggtagctgtgaggagcttatgagaggtttaccgaagggtagcctatgctagcgagatgtagagtacttgtgaactgagatccaaggaggaggacttgggggaatactgatgcggtgtggacggtagtataagggcccgtactaccgaagacaccgtatcagtgcgcagtccaagtaagaatccttagggtacttgggaacaagtagggatgtgtttgttggattaatgtctaagtccataactataattggtaagacttgacccgacccggcatggtccatttgggttgcatggcatcatgcacttggatagactataatgagagaaataagacacttatggttattaatatattataagttctagtatattaataataagaataataagattatttaattagtattgatcaagaattaatctaggattaattaagtgatcaaaagaagactaattaaatatatgggttgattgtgtaaatcatccatacttgtatagtgggctaatgctccatggataatcaagttgggctaaaacccataggatggtccatggatgcttcatggtgtatttgaacccatggatccaaggaaatggaaagtcatgacaattatggtttaccctaattgtaacactatataaagatcttattcttgacaaaatcgactACTAGTATCATACTAGAGAGAGTAAAaaataagggctagccgatttcatgagttgtggatttctctcaagttattccaagtgtatttggtgttgtgtgaaccatttgaggtgtcacacttggggcactagacactcaagcttcatgaaggctTCCTACattaaagaggtatgtattctatcttgttatattcattattttatatgctagattaggataataccttggaaagttcttatttgcatgtataatagagaaaacatagatccaaggtatttagggttgcatgtacacttaggagtgttagaatgctcataacccaacagtggtatcagagcctaggcttgttttcttgttatacttgcaaaactactTAAAAAATCGAAGTTGTTGCTGTCTGaacatcagactcggcgagtccatcaggagactcggcgagtccatgcctaaaaagtgatcaaatcgatccaactcgccgagttggttcatgcactcgacgagttggaccctagacaacataaattcgacttttttggctggaattgcactaggaacattaccctaagatgtttttgaacttataaacttgtttttgatgtggtaatgttcatgataatccaatttcaaagataattgtcaatagattcatgttttttattagtttaaggtttagactaattacatgaaaaagtttgatttgaattatcttgttcttatgagttgcttagattaatagaaaagttgagtgaaatagttgttttcaatccaaattaatctaagagttgattctaaaatgtgtttttgtaacttgtcctcaagttatatgaaaagtcacatttaagtttcataaaactcataaaagttggcaatggttacaaaatatgaagagtcttgtccttaagttatggaggttcaagagtcacttcattaagtaataaagtgtaaccttaattaattccataagttataaaataaagaaaagtaattcttttattagtttaaagtcttccataacttgtcctcaagttatggaacttgaagagtttttggattaaaactactttaaacacataaatcatggaattaattagttttgaatagtttcaaaacttgccctcaagttttggaatttgtaaagttttctcttatgaatactttaattccaagttagcccttagaattttaaagagttaaaattcaacccttatactttataatattataagttaataatatatatatatatatatatatatatatatatatatatatgtataagagtaaagtcagtcttaccgctagtacgcctcattcacgaaaccgatctataaggtgggtataaggttgttgcctataaaatgacaacttaatgggtgtccactctcacccaccgcttgcttgactggtggagggtcgttagccgaacgggtctgacaggactagaattctcccttcattaaaagtattgatgataaatactaagtaactaaactcttaataatacccaatcttagttacttaggaaaatgtgaataaggtgctaatccatgaaattacactttgcactttgtttaagtcggttagtggagcgtgtgtggttaaccgacacactaactcgtatttaacaaggcagacaaagggtaacttgatgtttatcttagtatcgatggagcgtgtgtggttaaccgacacatcgattgaggggtaaacacttaagggtaccaagtaatttgcatggttacttcagaccttgttttgtgatcctcggcatcccagtcacaaaacctaaagggcacactcgagattgaaacatgccattgaacagttcaatgaatctcaaagatctaggagtttcaaaaccaattaaaacctaataatacatttcatttatcttggtggaaattggtgaatcatcattcacctaccttcaaatattttatagcttggattacggcatacctcttctaagttataaaatagtttgttgggtcctagccaaaatatttcatattgggtgtcatattaaggacttaagatcaactatcttgaatatctcccaaaagatgtctggtttagacatttatgatcttcccaagtctcttgaaacaagctttcctaaatgaagatgatgtcccatggaaatcatacttctttcacctcctccaattattctccccaacccacaagttcttgaaaagtttaaggtcactcaagcccaattggcaaggcaaggtctaggtgtggtcacgtcttggagatgtagtcacatattgacaagccggaagagttgggtgtcaaagtcttgagaaagttagtggtttaatcactttctaagtcacatagtgagtttctttgggacacctatgaaatagactatggcaagacccttaatgatcttatctatttgttaagatcaacttccttaaaacttgatggacattgacaatagtgacacagcaaatccagaaaagcattctcttcccaatggaaagggatcagccattgtcaactcggttgaccaaatggtaaagagaaaagctaagtccgtgatagtcccgtgtaccattatcaaagggtccatatgtttatattgccaaagaaaggggcattggttgcgaagctgtcagatttacctaaggatgttaaagtcaataagtttgactctacttcaggtaaagtccactatctaactctgctaagtttctattctgagattctggatacatgatgtgactgggtcacatggtgatgttttaagaatcaaaagaaaagtgaagaaacttaaagaaagaatatgctgaatctgatcgcgtagatggatttctatcgcgtagtttgaagatcggattcttgagctacttcttcggagttatgagatattgcttaggaatagataacaacaagttttcatatggattgtaaggataagtttttccgcaaagttttaaaataaaagaaaattttttgattttatttattttaaaatatccttacaatggcatttgaggaaaaattgttgcttatatgattccattaatagcaagagtgaaaatatgaaattgattctttcatttgtggtaatgtctaaatttaccaaataaggaaagattctcatcacccaagtttcaattggaccggaacttggaatcatgcaagttgtatagcatgatgaatgagaactttcaattattggaaaaatttagactaattactcggtcacatggatgtgtgagtcaagtaaaggactaagggatcgagtacacattcttgtgcactgattaagtccaccacaaaagattgataagactattcgtcatagtttactaaagctcagtaaatatgattatacttataagcttaagtgtaactctgagacattggaaaaggttccaatgtatggcagagcgaataagaagaatcaaattaagcagaaggataaaagtttctcaaatctgaaaagatgggagagtactttagtatcagttttgtgataatcttaatgattaagaaaccatatcaaaattagttctctaaggaaaatcttagttcattcttatgactaagaagaggaacttgaattgttgaagtggttaaatcaagaagatgagtcatacttcgttccaatacaagtcttagagtcatactccaagattgtaacttgagtgacatgtctcaaataaggtttaaaacacttgtcaaatgtaagagtaaaagttttctactcttgtacatttgaaattggtaagttgtgatgttttggataaaacaaagaccaacttaggccaattgtgtgaagtgtttgtcttgattagaatccgcactatctcttggatgtttgacaagggagtcttatatgtcaagaggacagtgggagtcttaaaggtcttgaaagtctcaagaactaatcaagaataaaacctgaagttcttcactagcacacgacttgaggtttataacctatcgtgttgacatattctgtgcccattccagttaaagttggctttgcatatgagttcttagagttctcaatttgtttcacaacaacttggaagcaatggcaggcccttgagctgacAGGTGGCAATAAATGAAGattgagtttagtccatatgagtttggatttgtcattatccttgtcttgtgactatggttttgacaattcacatggataagaacacatacaccattaaatctaagtgtcataaggtttttctccgattcatgaaaatgatggtgaggaaacactttcactaagtagattttagctagatagcaattgtgatatttgcattctcaaagtcgttagtggagcgtgtgtggttaaccgacacactaacctggacttgtgaaaagtggcaaaaaggtctaaccattatgattatggcatccatcttcataattgtttagatacacaagtgtgctatctaagggaaggtgtatgattttgataaagtcttatcaaaacaatctagtatcagaaatctgaactttggtaagaaagtcaatgaagtattgatttctacaagtccagctgatttctgagtctatgtcaaagctagtgggagcataagtgttatgctaataatcatcatgttagtgggagcatgataattatgataagtattacaagctagcaatgttaattatagaaaacaaaaggtttcaattgggaaaagttgtttttctataattaagggagaggaaattatacttcatctcaaatctataagcttagatcatga is a window of Lactuca sativa cultivar Salinas chromosome 1, Lsat_Salinas_v11, whole genome shotgun sequence DNA encoding:
- the LOC111904194 gene encoding probable protein phosphatase 2C 11 is translated as MDVKDSTTATATAAPPQYRRPPRLTDDSDDVKPGNPPPITAQKPEPLSEPKHEKEQQHQSAIAVPSKDPDALDSGGGISFVSGSKTARFKYGYASFKGKRASMEDYFETTISEVDGQTVAFFGVFDGHGGSRTAEYLKNNLFKNLSGHPGFMKDTKTAIVEAFRRTDADYLSGENPQQRDAGSTASTAVMLGDRILVANVGDSRVVASRAGSAIPLSIDHKPDRSDERERIEQAGGFIIWAGTWRVGGVLAVSRAFGDKLLKPYVVAEPEIQEELIEGVEFIIIASDGLWNVLSNKDAVGIVQEISDAEAACRKLVQESYARGSSDNITCIVVRFEDH